In Penaeus monodon isolate SGIC_2016 chromosome 26, NSTDA_Pmon_1, whole genome shotgun sequence, the following are encoded in one genomic region:
- the LOC119589831 gene encoding uncharacterized protein LOC119589831, which translates to MEIVRHASACNLSVQSVSTLVPVGYTQLLMDQSKVGLQPTNTFVLGALQDTFEKVVRKGVVKKRLILREVLPDGTEGKQVDVIVYGMYAHKVEDILKSVGSSPNQWVIFTKGSIGKFPACGTGEGWCTNCLRIGGMGMAEAQVIIVTESYPPAPTPRQEQVNAMSVTSPERSYPSELVIPELRGSAGPSNTNRNNRLLGKAKGHNKQKPRKFETINSLKIGLKFDLFALVNEVVKPPTLTARQSHHMLLGLVDPSCLREGSQRPDLLLHVFINDKVSNKPLGDLPGGIASGDVILVRDMFTELYQVENKVHGKVYSASQIVKFNFEGNSVSPVTHSTSYVFTDVDCNHVIHLHQWWNQVKHICSEKQQDGEQGQNAENEFEFGEATITEVNRDMHFSLFCQVLEMRPVSKLNKEIVILRVRDGTLSSVHTQQCNLADATQDLLSQTDAYSSVGSAVVDINVLSPTEDAKLLESGDFVLLKYVHAVNMNPDVSTNFHPPLFELLMNDPRCSIKKISPSHSETRKILRRLGYNNPSEAVLDAQDSLLQGAKVPLGRSTPVRSPLKPSPNRINTQPLSPQRLHRNKSNTGPAFAHPNTMRVSHPRSGSPLSQRDKISSAHSSPHLSMQTDSLEHAMEGFHTQSEDMGRSAVASQERSPSCKSQSPRQTHSVHELDQDISRIVFPPDLPTSTQRLSSDVHSKGPESRASGDGSISYSATREDLGLPPISPSLSVASNDHRNADIPRISPAPSLGISDHRTASLTQQKTAKRKLSMIEEISEGISCENNKTARKSMPRSITTECLGEYTDTSLKEMESDSQPGVLYRVSCIIKSLYIYPDEELCQKCGSGKLCLHDWVWGLCEKCGTVHSASTLRNMFSERDLSSLTALSCIQCIEHHAKKKKKVGTDEKLANKASTSALENLDLSQEGMLTSSTHKPASHASRSSTPASASKIHPEGIVGQEAASSTASEKERARVSDEMDVDPPATVAPILRLKIGLADPQDGKEIDVLLNGDNAKCFFGMEPSFRWVVRKPERRMAVLIWSLLREKKPLYFGVEKLGKRKGSKSYTISNTVVRLQD; encoded by the exons ATGGAGATAGTGCGGCATGCGAGTGCCTGCAACCTGAGTGTACAAAGTGTTAGTACACTTGTGCCTGTTGGTTACACTCAGCTTCTTATGGACCAAAGTAAAGTGGGATTACAGCCTACAAACACCTTTGTTCTG GGTGCACTGCAAGACACTTTTGAGAAAGTTGTTCGCAAAGGAGTTGTCAAGAAGAGGCTCATCCTTAGGGAAG TTCTGCCTGATGGAACAGAAGGGAAGCAAGTGGACGTtattgtgtatggtatgtatgcccACAAGGTAGAGGATATTTTGAAGAGTGTGGGAAGCTCCCCAAATCAATGGGTCATTTTTACCAAAGGAAGCATTGGGAAGTTCCCAGCATGTGGCACAGGGGAAGGCTGGTGTACTAACTGTTTGCGGATCGGAGGTATGGGAATGGCTGAGGCGCAGGTCATCATAGTCACAGAGTCCTATCCTCCAGCTCCGACCCCAAGGCAAGAGCAGGTTAATGCGATGAGTGTTACTTCTCCTGAACGCAGTTATCCCTCAGAACTGGTCATTCCTGAACTCCGTGGCTCTGCAGGACCTTCCAACACCAACAGGAACAATAGATTGTTGGGGAAAGCCAAAGGACACAACAAGCAGAAACCAAGGAAATTTGAAACCATTAACTCCTTGAAGATTGGCTTGAAATTTGACCTATTTGCCTTGGTGAATGAGGTGGTCAAGCCCCCCACACTGACGGCGCGCCAATCACACCATATGCTTCTAGGGCTAGTGGATCCCTCCTGTCTCCGAGAAGGAAGCCAGCGGCCAGACCTCCTCCTGCATGTCTTTATCAATGACAAGGTGTCTAATAAGCCCCTTGGAGATCTCCCAGGGGGCATTGCGAGTGGTGATGTCATCCTCGTTCGAGATATGTTT ACAGAACTGTATCAGGTAGAGAACAAAGTACATGGAAAGGTCTACTCTGCCAGTCAGATTGTCAAATTTAATTTTGAAGGGAATTCCGTTTCACCAGTTACTCATAGTACTTCATATGTTTTTACAG ATGTAGACTGCAACCATGTCATTCACCTGCATCAGTGGTGGAACCAGGTGAAGCACATCTGTAGTGAAAAGCAGCAGGATGGCGAACAGGGCCAGAATGCAGAGAACGAGTTTGAGTTTGGAGAGGCAACAATAACTGAAGTGAATCGTGATATGCACTTCTCTTTGTTCTGTCAG GTGCTAGAAATGAGACCGGTGTCAAAACTTAACAAAGAGATAGTGATTCTGCGTGTACGGGATGGAACACTGTCCAGCGTGCACACTCAGCAG TGCAACCTTGCCGATGCCACCCAGGATCTTCTCTCTCAGACTGATGCCTATAGTAGTGTCGGTTCAGCAGTTGTTGACATTAATGTGTTGAGTCCGACAGAAGATGCCAAACTGTTGGAG AGTGGTGATTTTGTGCTCCTGAAGTATGTCCATGCGGTGAATATGAACCCAGACGTCTCTACGAACTTCCACCCTCCGCTGTTTGAGCTGCTGATGAACGACCCTCGCTGCTCCATAAAGAAGATCTCGCCCAGCCACAGTGAGACACGGAAGATCCTGAG ACGTTTAGGGTACAACAATCCCTCAGAGGCTGTGTTAGATGCACAAGACAGCCTTCTGCAGGGAGCAAAAGTACCTCTAGGTCGTAGTACTCCAGTGAG gtCACCATTGAAGCCAAGTCCAAACAGGATCAACACACAGCCCCTTAGTCCTCAGAGGCTGCACAGGAACAAAAGCAACACAGGGCCAGCTTTTGCACATCCCAACACAATGAG ggTATCGCATCCAAGAAGTGGGTCTCCATTATCCCAGAGAGACAAAATTTCAAGCGCACATTCCTCTCCACATCTTTCAATGCAAACAGACTCTCTTGAGCATGCAATGGAAGGGTTTCATACACAGTCTGAGGATATGGG CAGGTCAGCAGTAGCATCCCAGGAGCGCAGTCCCAGCTGCAAGAGTCAGTCTCCTCGACAGACGCACTCAGTCCATG AGTTAGACCAGGATATAAGTAGGATCGTCTTCCCTCCAGACTTGCCAACCAGCACGCAGCGCTTGTCTTCTGACGTCCACAGTAAAG GCCCAGAGAGTCGTGCAAGCGGTGACGGTTCCATCTCATACTCGGCAACCCGTGAGGATCTAGGCCTTCCACCCATATCTCCCTCGCTCTCCGTTGCCAGCAATGATCACAGGAATGCAGACATACCACGCATTTCCCCAGCGCCTTCCCTTGGTATTAGTGATCATC GTACTGCATCTCTGACTCAACAGAAGACAGCTAAACGCAAATTATCAATGATAGAAGAAATTTCAGAAGGCATTAGCTGTGAGAATAATAAGACAGCACGTAAATCCATGCCCAGAAGTATAACAACTG AGTGTTTAGGAGAGTATACAGACACGTCCCTCAAAGAGATGGAATCAGACAGCCAGCCAGGAGTTCTGTACAGAGTCTCTTGCATCATTAAATCATTATACATTTATCCTGATGAAGAATTGTGTCAGAAGTGTGGCAGTG GTAAATTGTGCCTTCATGACTGGGTGTGGGGGCTGTGTGAGAAGTGTGGGACTGTGCACTCGGCATCAACACTCCGCAACATGTTCTCAGAGAGAGACTTGTCTTCGTTGACTGCTCTCTCATGCATCCAGTGTATAGAGCATcatgcaaagaagaaaaagaaagtagggACAGATGAGAAGCTTGCTAACAAGGCCTCTACTAGTGCATTAGAAAATCTGGACCTTTCCCAAGAGGGCATGTTAACTTCATCAACCCACAAGCCAGCTTCACATGCTTCAAGAAGCAGCACACCAGCCTCAGCTTCAAAAATTCACCCTGAAGGCATCGTCGGCCAAGAAGCTGCATCAAGTACAGCCAGTGAGAAGGAGAGGGCCAGAGTTAGTGATGAGATGGATGTGGATCCACCTGCTACTGTTGCTCCTATTTTAAGGCTCAAAATTGGTCTTGCTGATCCGCAGGACGGGAAGGAAATAGATGTGCTGCTAAATGGAGACAATGCAAAATGTTTCTTTG GCATGGAACCATCGTTCAGATGGGTCGTAAGAAAACCAGAGAGGAGAATGGCAGTGTTGATCTGGTCCCTTTTAAGGGAGAAAAAACCTTTATATTTTGGTGTAGAGAAACTTGGTAAAAGGAAAGGGTCCAAATCGTACACGATATCCAATACTGTAGTAAGACTCCAAGATTAA